In one window of Flavobacterium ginsengisoli DNA:
- the sppA gene encoding signal peptide peptidase SppA: MKFLGNVIATVIGIFIFIMLFFFGAIFIGVVFGGDDSVSVKSDSVIEFNLKEIKNDYAGKYKDPWVSVFSDKKSIGLTDVINAIEAAKTDDNIKGISILNDESSLGLAQYKDLRNALESFKKSGKFVWAYANTYSQKEYYLTSVANTIYINPAGDLDFKGLSSEVMFFKDFQDKSGIHMEVIRHGKYKSAVEPFLDNKMSDANREQITALLNSIWTTVSADISKSRNIPLPKLNEIANGLLARTPEMAKEQHLVDIVAYEDVYHDAIRKALKVDKDEDYNKISISDYTQNHLATALDNASSDQIAIIYAQGEIGSGEGDVNTIGEGSMRRSLQEARKNDDIKAIVLRIDSPGGSALTSDLIWREIEVTKKVKPVVVSMGNYAASGGYYIACNANKIFAENNTITGSIGVFGMLPNFSPLANKLGINSEQVKTHENAANYSPFLPVDEKFKAFTLEGVEKIYNTFVTHVAEGRKMTFSQVDSIAQGRVWSGTEALKIGLVDKIGGLNDAIAEATKIAKLKKYSTQNYPEYEKTLNDLLGNLPFAKSKEAFIKEEIGEENYLLLEQVKKFQKQKGVQAILPYGINIY; this comes from the coding sequence ATGAAGTTTTTAGGAAATGTAATTGCCACAGTTATCGGTATTTTTATTTTTATCATGCTCTTCTTTTTTGGAGCAATCTTTATCGGAGTTGTTTTTGGCGGAGACGACAGTGTTTCTGTTAAATCGGATTCGGTTATTGAATTCAATTTAAAAGAAATTAAAAACGATTACGCAGGAAAATACAAAGATCCTTGGGTAAGTGTCTTTTCAGACAAAAAAAGCATAGGTTTGACCGATGTAATCAATGCTATTGAAGCAGCAAAAACAGACGACAACATTAAAGGAATTTCGATTTTAAATGATGAATCTTCACTTGGTCTTGCGCAATATAAAGATTTAAGAAACGCTTTAGAAAGCTTCAAAAAATCAGGTAAATTTGTTTGGGCTTACGCCAATACTTATTCGCAGAAAGAATATTATTTAACTTCTGTTGCCAATACTATTTATATAAATCCTGCCGGAGATTTAGACTTTAAAGGTCTTTCTTCTGAAGTTATGTTTTTCAAAGATTTCCAAGATAAATCTGGAATACATATGGAAGTGATTCGTCACGGAAAATACAAAAGTGCAGTTGAGCCTTTCTTAGATAATAAAATGAGCGATGCCAACAGAGAACAGATAACGGCACTTTTAAACTCAATTTGGACAACCGTATCTGCTGATATTTCAAAAAGCAGAAATATTCCGTTACCTAAACTAAACGAAATTGCAAACGGACTTTTGGCTAGAACTCCAGAAATGGCAAAAGAACAGCATTTAGTAGATATTGTTGCTTACGAAGATGTTTATCACGATGCCATTAGAAAAGCGCTGAAAGTAGATAAAGATGAAGATTACAATAAAATTTCAATCTCAGATTATACTCAAAATCATTTAGCAACAGCTTTAGATAATGCTTCAAGCGATCAAATTGCGATTATTTACGCTCAAGGCGAAATCGGAAGTGGCGAAGGAGATGTAAACACAATTGGAGAAGGCTCTATGAGACGTTCTTTGCAAGAAGCCAGAAAAAATGATGACATTAAAGCTATCGTTCTTAGAATTGACAGCCCAGGCGGAAGTGCTCTTACTTCTGATTTAATTTGGAGAGAAATTGAAGTTACAAAAAAAGTAAAACCAGTTGTCGTTTCTATGGGTAACTATGCTGCCTCTGGCGGTTATTATATTGCTTGCAACGCCAATAAAATATTTGCTGAAAACAATACTATTACAGGATCTATTGGAGTTTTTGGAATGTTGCCAAATTTTAGTCCGTTGGCTAATAAATTAGGAATCAATTCTGAGCAGGTTAAAACTCATGAAAACGCCGCAAACTATAGTCCGTTCTTGCCTGTAGACGAGAAATTTAAAGCTTTTACTTTAGAAGGAGTCGAAAAAATCTACAACACGTTTGTTACTCATGTTGCAGAAGGACGTAAAATGACTTTTTCACAAGTTGATTCAATTGCTCAAGGTAGAGTTTGGTCTGGAACCGAAGCTTTAAAAATTGGTTTAGTTGATAAAATTGGCGGATTAAATGACGCGATTGCTGAAGCGACTAAAATTGCTAAACTAAAAAAATATAGCACTCAAAATTATCCTGAATATGAAAAAACACTTAACGATTTGCTAGGAAATCTACCTTTTGCAAAATCTAAAGAAGCTTTTATAAAAGAAGAAATTGGAGAAGAAAATTACCTACTTCTAGAGCAGGTTAAGAAATTTCAAAAACAAAAAGGAGTG